From one Bos javanicus breed banteng chromosome 15, ARS-OSU_banteng_1.0, whole genome shotgun sequence genomic stretch:
- the LOC133261735 gene encoding ATM interactor-like, which translates to SGRGARATAAIGAAADPTALASGAPAVRAAARGAAAAAAASGPWGAPRRLRGSRPRPTAARQQPAGSVPPARELIQPSVASHPGQCTVRGCGKILPSSPALHMHPVKSHRLQLICNSHHSPSDHPLTDY; encoded by the coding sequence TCCGGCCGCGGTGCGAGAGCCACGGCAGCCATTGGGGCGGCGGCGGACCCCACTGCTCTCGCCTCGGGCGCCCCGGCCGTCCGGGCGGCCGCGAggggagccgccgccgccgccgccgcctccggcCCGTGGGGTGCCCCCAGGAGGCTGAGAGGCAGCCGGCCGCGACCCACGGCAGCGAGGCAGCAGCCCGCGGGGTCGGTGCCGCCCGCCCGGGAGCTCATTCAGCCGTCGGTGGCGAGCCATCCCGGGCAGTGCACGGTGCGCGGCTGCGGCAAGATCCTGCCCAGCAGCCCCGCGCTCCACATGCACCCGGTCAAGAGCCACCGCCTGCAGCTCATATGTAACAGCCATCACTCACCTTCAGATCATCCCCTCACTGATTACTAA